The genomic stretch CGGCGATATCGGTTGCCTGTCGGTGCACGGCACGATCAACGATGTGGCCGTCATGGGCGCCCGCCCGCTCTACCTTGCGGCGAGCTTCATTCTGGAAGAAGGCTTTGCGCTGGCCGATCTGGTACGCATCGTCAATTCGATGGCCGCGGCCGCGCGCGAGGCCGGCGTGCCGGTGGTGACCGGAGACACCAAGGTGGTCGAAGCAGGCAAGGGCGACGGTGTGTTCATTTCCACCACCGCCGTCGGGGCCTTGCCGGCGGGGCGCGACATTGGCGGCGCGAATGCGCGCGCGGGCGATGCGGTGATCGTGTCCGGCAGCATCGGCGACCATGGCACGGCCATCCTGTCGCAGCGCGAATCGCTCGCCTTCGACACCGAAATCGTGTCCGACACGGCCGCGCTGTACGGCCTGATCGCCCACCTGCTCGAGCTTGTGCCCGGCGTCCGGGTTATGCGCGACCCCACCCGCGGCGGGCTGGCGACCACGCTCAACGAGATTGCGGTCCAGTCCGGGGTCGGGATCAGCCTCGAGGAGGCGGCGATACCGGTTCATCCGCAGGTGGAGGCCGCGTGCGAGTTCCTCGGCCTCGACCCGCTGTATGTGGCCAACGAGGGCAAGCTGGTGGTGATCTGTGCCGCGGCCGATGCGGACGCAGCCGTTTCCGCCCTGCGCGCGCATCCGCTTGGCACCGAGGCCGCGCGCATCGGCGAGGTGATCGACGATCCCAACCATTTCGTACAGATCCGCACCGGGTTTGGCGGGCGGCGCATGGTCGACTGGCTGTCGGGCGAGCAATTGCCCCGCATCTGCTGAGGCCGAACGGATGCGCATCCTGTTTCTGACCCACGCCTTCAACAGCCTGAGCCAGCGTCTCTTTGCCGAACTGAGTGCCGACGGGCATCGGGTGTCGGTGGAGTTCGACATTGCCAACGCGGTGGCCGAAGAGGCCGTGGCCTTGTTCCGGCCCGATGTGATCGTGTGTCCTTTTCTCAAGCGCGCGGTGCCGGCCTCGATCTGGCGCGAACACCTCACCCTGATCGTGCATCCGGGCATCGTCGGCGACCGTGGGCCGTCAGCGCTGGACTGGGCCATTCATGACGGGGTGCCCGAATGGGGTGTGACGGTGCTGCAGGCCGAAGCTGAAATGGACGCCGGCCCGGTGTGGGCGGCGCGGCGCTTTCCGATGCGGGCCGCGACCAAGGCCAGCCTTTACCGCAACGAGGTGACCGATGCCGCGCTCGCAGCCGTGCGCGAGGCGCTGGCGCGCGTCGCCGCGTGGCGTGCGAGACGGTGGCAACCCTGTCCCATCCACGACTGGACGGGCGCGAACGGAACCTGGCACCCACCCATGCAGCAGGCGGATCGCAGCATCGACTGGGCCGCTGACGGCACGGCCACGGTGCTTGCGCGGCTGCGTGCGGCTGACGGCTATCCGGGTGTGGCCGATACGCTTTTCGGAGAGGACTGCCGGCTCTTCGACGCACAGCCCGCTCAGGTGCAGCACGAGGCCGCGGCAGGCGAGGTCGTGGGGCGGCGGGCCGATGGCGCGGTGTTGCGCGCAACGGTCGATGGCGCAGTGTGGATCGGTCACGTCAGGTGCAGCAATGGCGAACACCGATTCAAGCTTCCGGTCGCGGACGCCTTTCCGCAACAGGTCGCGGTTTTGCCCTTGCTTGCCGACCCGGATGCCGATGCGATCGGCTACCGCGAGTCTGCCGACGGTTGCGTTGGCTTCCTGCGCTTCGACTTCTACAACGGTGCGATGAGTACCGCCCAGTGCGGGCAGTTGCGTGAAGCCATCGAACAGGCCAATGCACGGCCGACGCGGGTGCTGGTGCTCGAAGGCGGACGTGATTTCTGGTCCAACGGGATTCATCTCAACACCATCGAGGCGGCACGCTCGGTGGCCGACGAGTCGTGGACAAACATCAATGCCATGGACGACGTCTGTCTGGCACTGCTGCAGACGAGCGACAAACTGACCGTTGCGGCGATGCGCGGCAATGCCGGCGCGGGCGGCTGCTTTCTGGCGCTGGCTGCGGATTTCGTCTGGGCGCGCGAGGGCGTGGTCCTCAATCCTCACTACCGCAACATGGGCAACCTCTACGGCTCCGAGTACTGGACCTATCTGCTGCCGCGCAGGGTTGGCCCGGAAACTGCGCGCACGATCATGTCCAGCCGCTTGCCGCTGCTGGCCGGACGTGCCGTGGAGGCGGGGCTGATCGACGCCTGTTTCGGTCGCGATCTGCCCGGTTTCGAGCGTGAGGTGGCTGCACACGCGGATGCGCTTGCGCGCGCTGCGGACTACCCAGCCCGGCT from Parazoarcus communis encodes the following:
- the hypE gene encoding hydrogenase expression/formation protein HypE, which encodes MGEVKKGYVRPLDLKQGRVDMGHGAGGRAMAQLIDEVFARAFANEWLGQGNDAAVLPAPAAGERLVMATDAHVVSPLFFPGGDIGCLSVHGTINDVAVMGARPLYLAASFILEEGFALADLVRIVNSMAAAAREAGVPVVTGDTKVVEAGKGDGVFISTTAVGALPAGRDIGGANARAGDAVIVSGSIGDHGTAILSQRESLAFDTEIVSDTAALYGLIAHLLELVPGVRVMRDPTRGGLATTLNEIAVQSGVGISLEEAAIPVHPQVEAACEFLGLDPLYVANEGKLVVICAAADADAAVSALRAHPLGTEAARIGEVIDDPNHFVQIRTGFGGRRMVDWLSGEQLPRIC
- a CDS encoding hydrogenase maturation protein, encoding MRILFLTHAFNSLSQRLFAELSADGHRVSVEFDIANAVAEEAVALFRPDVIVCPFLKRAVPASIWREHLTLIVHPGIVGDRGPSALDWAIHDGVPEWGVTVLQAEAEMDAGPVWAARRFPMRAATKASLYRNEVTDAALAAVREALARVAAWRARRWQPCPIHDWTGANGTWHPPMQQADRSIDWAADGTATVLARLRAADGYPGVADTLFGEDCRLFDAQPAQVQHEAAAGEVVGRRADGAVLRATVDGAVWIGHVRCSNGEHRFKLPVADAFPQQVAVLPLLADPDADAIGYRESADGCVGFLRFDFYNGAMSTAQCGQLREAIEQANARPTRVLVLEGGRDFWSNGIHLNTIEAARSVADESWTNINAMDDVCLALLQTSDKLTVAAMRGNAGAGGCFLALAADFVWAREGVVLNPHYRNMGNLYGSEYWTYLLPRRVGPETARTIMSSRLPLLAGRAVEAGLIDACFGRDLPGFEREVAAHADALARAADYPARLADKQSRRAADEAIKPLAAYRDHELEQMRRNFFGFDPSYHVARYHFVHKSAQSWTPRHLALHRDLGWRVPEGATEAGA